A region from the Citrobacter koseri ATCC BAA-895 genome encodes:
- the fadR gene encoding fatty acid metabolism transcriptional regulator FadR, whose amino-acid sequence MVIKAQSPAGFAEEYIIESIWNNRFPPGTILPAERELSELIGVTRTTLREVLQRLARDGWLTIQHGKPTKVNNFWETSGLNILETLARLDHESVPQLIDNLLSVRTNISTIFIRTAFRQHPDKAQEVLATANEVADYADAFAELDYNIFRGLAFASGNPIYGLILNGMKGLYTRIGRHYFANPEARSLALGFYHKLSSLCEQGAHDQVYETVRRYGHDSGEIWHRMQKNLPGDLAIQGR is encoded by the coding sequence ATGGTCATTAAGGCGCAGAGCCCGGCGGGTTTCGCGGAAGAGTACATCATTGAAAGTATCTGGAATAACCGCTTCCCACCTGGCACTATTTTGCCTGCCGAACGTGAACTCTCCGAACTTATCGGAGTGACGCGCACCACGTTACGCGAAGTATTGCAGCGCCTGGCGCGAGACGGCTGGTTGACGATTCAACACGGCAAACCGACAAAGGTGAACAATTTCTGGGAAACGTCCGGGCTGAATATTCTTGAAACGCTCGCGCGTCTTGATCATGAAAGCGTGCCGCAGCTGATTGATAATCTGCTGTCGGTGCGAACCAATATCTCCACGATTTTTATCCGCACCGCGTTTCGTCAGCATCCTGATAAGGCGCAGGAGGTACTGGCGACGGCGAATGAAGTGGCCGACTACGCCGATGCGTTCGCGGAGCTGGATTACAACATTTTCCGCGGTCTGGCGTTTGCCTCCGGTAATCCGATTTACGGTCTGATCCTGAACGGGATGAAAGGGCTGTATACCCGCATTGGTCGTCACTATTTCGCCAACCCGGAAGCCCGGAGCCTGGCGCTCGGTTTCTACCATAAGCTGTCATCGCTTTGCGAACAGGGCGCGCATGACCAGGTGTACGAAACGGTACGCCGTTACGGTCATGACAGCGGTGAGATTTGGCATCG